One window of Salegentibacter sp. Hel_I_6 genomic DNA carries:
- a CDS encoding GIY-YIG nuclease family protein, producing the protein MNYKFRNEKSWVYILTNRNNTVLYTGVTSNLQKRIYEHKIKIYEGFAAKYNCDKLVYVQEFTEINQAIEYEKKIKGGNRARKEKLINNQNPDWNDLSEDMILG; encoded by the coding sequence TTGAATTATAAATTTAGGAATGAAAAATCCTGGGTGTATATTCTTACTAATAGAAACAATACCGTTCTTTATACTGGAGTTACTTCCAATCTTCAGAAAAGGATTTATGAACATAAAATTAAAATTTATGAAGGATTCGCAGCGAAGTATAATTGTGATAAACTGGTTTATGTTCAGGAATTTACTGAAATAAATCAGGCAATTGAATATGAAAAGAAAATCAAAGGAGGAAATAGGGCGAGAAAGGAAAAACTTATAAATAATCAGAATCCAGATTGGAATGATCTTTCTGAAGATATGATTTTAGGCTAA
- the rimM gene encoding ribosome maturation factor RimM (Essential for efficient processing of 16S rRNA) — MTKGECFFLGKIVGKFSFKGEVLIKLDTDVPEMYLEMESVLIEYNENLVPFFIERSNLQKSTLLRVKFEDIETEQDAEDLIGALTYLPLTMLPDLEEDQFYFHEIIGFDVIDSTHGNIGKITSINDSTAQALFEIQHGEKQILIPMNDEFIEKIDKENKTIYLTTPEGLVELYLS; from the coding sequence ATGACTAAAGGTGAATGTTTCTTTTTAGGAAAGATCGTTGGTAAATTTAGCTTTAAGGGCGAGGTGCTTATTAAATTAGACACCGATGTGCCCGAAATGTATTTAGAAATGGAATCAGTGCTCATTGAATATAATGAGAACCTGGTTCCATTTTTTATTGAAAGGAGTAACCTGCAAAAAAGCACTTTACTTCGCGTTAAATTTGAGGATATTGAAACCGAGCAGGACGCTGAAGATCTTATTGGCGCTCTCACCTATCTTCCACTCACCATGCTTCCAGATCTGGAAGAAGACCAATTTTACTTTCACGAAATTATTGGTTTTGATGTAATAGACTCCACTCACGGCAATATTGGCAAGATCACTTCTATAAACGATTCTACCGCGCAAGCACTATTCGAAATTCAACACGGCGAAAAACAGATCCTTATCCCTATGAACGATGAGTTTATTGAGAAGATAGATAAGGAAAACAAGACTATCTATCTAACTACTCCGGAAGGTTTGGTGGAATTGTATCTTAGTTAG
- a CDS encoding PA2169 family four-helix-bundle protein: MRTKEEMGEKLNELLEKSYDAKEGFHSASKNAKNKKLQEYFRQKSEERDMFIKELREEIAGYGQTPKDDGSVKGDMHRTWMNLKSSVGDNDESMLEESLRGEKAALEDYKDITKEKDLPPTLSSKLNRQQQNIQSSINNVKVYEQMFD; this comes from the coding sequence ATGAGAACAAAAGAAGAAATGGGCGAAAAGCTCAACGAATTACTGGAGAAGAGTTATGACGCAAAAGAGGGCTTTCATTCTGCTTCAAAAAACGCGAAGAATAAGAAATTGCAGGAATATTTCAGGCAAAAATCTGAAGAGCGTGATATGTTTATCAAAGAATTGAGGGAAGAGATAGCTGGTTACGGCCAGACCCCAAAAGATGATGGTAGCGTAAAAGGAGATATGCATCGCACCTGGATGAATTTAAAATCCTCGGTTGGAGATAATGACGAAAGTATGTTGGAAGAAAGTCTTCGTGGAGAAAAAGCAGCGCTGGAGGATTATAAAGATATAACCAAAGAAAAAGATTTGCCGCCCACACTTAGTTCTAAACTTAACAGGCAGCAACAAAATATACAAAGTAGCATTAATAATGTAAAAGTGTACGAGCAGATGTTTGATTGA
- a CDS encoding PA2169 family four-helix-bundle protein, giving the protein MSYSEKVSKRLNMLLEKNYDAEKGYKYAAENAQDPQLRAFFSERAQERYDFGHELKTEIRNFGENPDKGSSLAGDAHRTWMNLKTSLSSNKDEAALEEAVRGEKVAADEYEEVLKDPEIPPSTANILMKQKNQIVASLNKLKSLELKA; this is encoded by the coding sequence ATGAGTTATTCTGAAAAGGTCTCTAAGAGACTAAATATGTTGCTTGAAAAGAATTATGATGCCGAGAAAGGATATAAATATGCTGCTGAAAATGCTCAGGATCCGCAGTTAAGGGCATTTTTTTCTGAGCGGGCTCAGGAACGATACGATTTTGGCCACGAGCTTAAAACTGAAATCCGCAATTTTGGGGAAAATCCCGATAAAGGTTCCAGTTTAGCCGGTGATGCCCATCGTACGTGGATGAACCTTAAAACCAGCCTTTCTTCAAATAAAGATGAGGCTGCTTTAGAGGAAGCAGTTAGGGGTGAAAAAGTGGCGGCAGATGAATATGAAGAGGTTCTAAAAGATCCTGAAATTCCGCCTTCCACGGCTAATATTTTGATGAAGCAAAAAAATCAAATTGTAGCCTCGTTGAATAAATTGAAAAGTTTAGAGCTTAAAGCCTAA
- a CDS encoding leucine--tRNA ligase, protein MSYNFNDIEDKWQRYWAKNQTFRASNSSDKPKFYVLDMFPYPSGAGLHVGHPLGYIASDIYARYKRHTGHNVLHPQGYDSFGLPAEQYAIQTGQHPALTTAKNIKRYREQLDKIGFSFDWSREVRTSDPEYYKWTQWIFIQLFDSWYDLEADKSKDISELEEIFASEGNSRLNAACDDEVQEFSADAWNTFSSEEKQQILLKYRLTYLAETEVNWCPQLGTVLANDEIVNGVSERGGYPVVRKKMTQWSMRISAFSERLLQGLDQLDWTESLKESQRNWIGKSVGAHVDFNVQDSDDKIGVFTTRPDTIFGVTFMTLAPEHELVKKITTPQQKEEIEAYVAASAKRSERERMADVKSITGVFTGAYAEHPFTGESIPIWIGDYVLAGYGTGAVMAVPCGDQRDYDFARHFNIPIKNIFENANISEAAFSGKEGTVIANSDFLSGLEYKEALQKVILELEKTGHGYGKTNYRLRDAVFSRQRYWGEPFPVYYVKGMPQMIDVQHLPLHLPEVEKYLPTETGEPPLGNAADWAWDTEKNEVVSNDKIDDKTVFSLELNTMPGWAGSSWYLFRYMDAGNTEEFVSSAAQNYWENVDLYIGGSEHATGHLLYSRFWTKFLHDRGQLSVEEPFKKLINQGMILGQSAIIYRASIRTFWEQETAEDISEYLNKHLIFISYDEYIAARELGETNLLKKATEDLKNKLTDKFKVELKSFRIDFANAVPLRVDVNLINTSDELDIAGFRNHALYRDYKESFFITSESGKFLVQREVEKMSKSKYNVVNPDDICEDYGADTLRMYEMFLGPLEQAKPWNTAGITGVHNFLKKLWKLYHNGEQFEVSEEKASADSLKSLHKTIKKVTEDIEEFSFNTSVSTFMICVNELSAQKCNSREVLEPLVILLAPYAPHISEELWNKLGHSESVVTAEYPVFEEKYLVESTKNYPISFNGKMRFTMELPLDMPKDEIEKTVMADERTQKQLDGRSPKKVIVVPGKIVNIVG, encoded by the coding sequence ATGAGTTACAACTTTAACGATATTGAAGACAAATGGCAAAGATACTGGGCGAAAAACCAAACTTTTCGCGCCAGCAATTCTTCCGATAAACCGAAATTTTATGTTTTGGATATGTTTCCATATCCTTCAGGTGCCGGCCTTCACGTTGGGCACCCGCTAGGTTATATTGCCAGCGATATTTATGCGCGCTACAAACGCCATACAGGGCATAATGTGTTGCATCCGCAAGGTTACGATAGTTTCGGCCTACCTGCCGAGCAATATGCCATTCAAACCGGGCAGCATCCGGCGCTTACCACAGCTAAGAATATTAAAAGATATCGGGAGCAGCTCGATAAAATCGGCTTTTCTTTCGATTGGAGCAGGGAGGTTCGCACCAGTGATCCCGAATATTATAAATGGACGCAGTGGATCTTTATTCAACTTTTTGATAGTTGGTATGATTTGGAAGCTGATAAATCAAAAGATATTTCAGAGCTTGAAGAAATTTTTGCTTCAGAAGGGAATTCTCGTTTAAATGCCGCCTGTGATGATGAGGTTCAGGAATTTTCAGCTGATGCCTGGAATACTTTTTCTTCGGAAGAAAAACAACAAATATTATTAAAATACCGACTTACCTATTTAGCTGAAACCGAAGTAAACTGGTGCCCGCAACTGGGGACCGTTTTAGCTAACGACGAGATTGTTAATGGCGTTTCAGAACGTGGCGGCTATCCCGTAGTTCGTAAAAAAATGACGCAATGGAGTATGCGAATTTCAGCATTTTCAGAACGTTTATTACAAGGTTTAGATCAACTGGATTGGACTGAAAGTTTAAAGGAAAGTCAGCGTAATTGGATCGGGAAATCGGTTGGGGCACACGTAGATTTTAATGTTCAGGATTCTGATGATAAAATTGGAGTTTTTACCACCAGGCCCGATACTATTTTTGGAGTGACTTTTATGACTTTGGCTCCGGAACACGAACTGGTTAAAAAGATAACCACGCCTCAGCAAAAAGAAGAAATTGAAGCCTATGTTGCCGCCAGTGCAAAACGCAGCGAGCGCGAACGTATGGCCGATGTAAAAAGTATTACCGGGGTGTTTACCGGCGCTTATGCCGAGCATCCTTTTACCGGTGAGTCAATACCTATTTGGATTGGCGATTATGTACTTGCGGGTTATGGAACCGGTGCCGTAATGGCTGTGCCTTGTGGCGACCAGCGGGATTATGATTTTGCCAGACATTTTAATATTCCGATTAAAAATATCTTTGAAAATGCCAATATTTCTGAGGCTGCTTTCTCCGGAAAAGAAGGAACGGTAATCGCAAATTCCGATTTCCTTAGCGGACTCGAATATAAGGAAGCACTTCAAAAAGTGATTTTAGAATTGGAAAAAACCGGTCACGGTTACGGAAAAACCAATTATAGATTGCGCGATGCGGTTTTTAGCCGTCAGCGTTATTGGGGTGAACCCTTCCCGGTGTATTACGTAAAGGGAATGCCGCAAATGATAGATGTGCAACATTTGCCTTTGCATCTTCCTGAAGTTGAAAAATACCTACCCACAGAAACCGGCGAACCACCTTTAGGAAATGCTGCCGATTGGGCCTGGGATACCGAAAAAAATGAAGTTGTTTCTAATGATAAAATCGACGACAAAACTGTTTTTTCTCTTGAATTGAATACGATGCCTGGTTGGGCGGGAAGCTCCTGGTACCTATTCCGCTATATGGATGCCGGAAATACTGAGGAATTCGTTTCTTCAGCAGCTCAAAACTACTGGGAAAATGTAGATCTATATATAGGTGGAAGCGAACACGCCACCGGTCATCTATTATATTCCCGTTTCTGGACAAAATTTCTTCACGATCGCGGACAGCTTTCGGTAGAAGAACCTTTTAAAAAGTTGATCAACCAGGGAATGATTTTGGGGCAGAGTGCAATAATTTACAGGGCAAGTATAAGAACATTTTGGGAGCAGGAAACTGCTGAAGATATATCAGAATATTTGAATAAACATTTAATTTTTATTTCTTACGATGAGTACATTGCTGCTCGAGAGTTGGGTGAGACTAACTTATTAAAAAAAGCTACTGAAGATCTCAAAAATAAATTAACTGATAAATTTAAAGTAGAATTAAAATCCTTTAGAATTGATTTTGCGAACGCTGTTCCATTAAGAGTTGACGTGAACTTGATAAATACTTCTGATGAGTTAGATATTGCTGGTTTCCGGAATCATGCTCTTTATAGAGATTATAAGGAATCTTTTTTTATAACCAGTGAATCTGGAAAATTTTTAGTACAAAGAGAAGTCGAAAAAATGTCGAAATCTAAATACAACGTGGTAAACCCCGATGATATTTGTGAAGATTACGGCGCTGATACGTTGAGAATGTACGAGATGTTCCTTGGGCCACTTGAACAGGCAAAACCATGGAATACAGCAGGAATTACAGGAGTGCATAACTTTCTTAAGAAGCTTTGGAAATTGTATCACAACGGCGAGCAATTTGAAGTTTCCGAAGAAAAAGCTTCAGCCGATTCCTTAAAAAGTCTGCATAAAACCATTAAAAAGGTTACTGAAGATATCGAGGAATTTAGTTTTAATACTTCGGTTTCCACGTTTATGATTTGTGTGAATGAGCTTTCTGCACAAAAATGCAATAGCAGGGAAGTTCTTGAACCTCTTGTTATTTTATTAGCACCTTACGCGCCTCATATTTCAGAAGAACTTTGGAATAAATTAGGGCATTCAGAATCTGTAGTAACCGCTGAATATCCGGTTTTTGAAGAAAAATACCTGGTAGAAAGCACCAAAAATTATCCAATTTCCTTCAATGGGAAAATGCGATTTACAATGGAATTACCACTGGATATGCCTAAAGATGAAATCGAAAAAACCGTTATGGCAGATGAACGAACTCAAAAACAATTAGATGGTCGCTCACCTAAAAAAGTGATTGTAGTGCCGGGAAAAATTGTAAATATTGTGGGATAA
- the dnaE gene encoding DNA polymerase III subunit alpha, whose protein sequence is MYLIFDTETTGLPKRWDAPLTDSDNWPRCIQIAWQLHDEMGRLVESQDYLVKPEGFNIPYDAEKVHGISTELAAEEGISLTEMLEKFQEALNKTKFVVGQNVGFDLNIMGAEFHREAMENNLQELPVLDTCTEVTAQMCKIPGGRGGKFKLPTLTELHEFLFDEPFGEAHNATADVEATTRCFLELVRQRAFTKEQLDVPADYFENFSEANPQRIKLIGLKHINLKKASEEIRKRLQKQQPTEEITTEEIEENLEKLDEVLFSHLHNHSQFSVLQSTISIKDLVNVAAEHNMPAVALTDHANMMGAFHFVKEIGDYNKAIRAKNEASLANNEPAEARELKGIVGCEFFVCENHADKSRKDNGYQVVMLAKNKKGYHNLAKMSSKAYTDGFYYVPRIDKEIIKEYKEDIIVLTGNLYGEVPSKVLNVGEHQAEEALLWWKEEFGGDLYIEIMRHDQEDENRVNTVLVDFAKKHNVKLVASNNTYYCAKEDANAHDILLCIKDGEKQATPIGRGRGYRYGLPNQEYYFKSGEEMKNLFKDLPQAISNVQEVVDKIEPFELARDVLLPAFTIPEEFLVEEDKNDGGKRGENAYLKHITFVGARERYEEITPDIEDRLNFELSVIENTGYPGYFLIVEDFIREARNLDVSVGPGRGSAAGSAVAYCLGITNIDPIKYDLLFERFLNPDRVSMPDIDIDFDDEGRSRVMDYVIQKYGANQVAQIITYGTMAAKSSIRDTARVLDLPLGDADRISKLIPTMSKLGKIFGMDEKELKKKFRSEDLEKVNELLNIAEGDDLEAQTVNQARILEGSVRNTGIHACGVIITPGDITNYVPVSVAKDSDLYVTQFDNSVVESAGLLKMDFLGLKTLTLIKDTVQIVKGRHNIDLVPDEFPLDDEETYKLFQRGETVGIFQYESPGMQKHMKDLKPTVFDDLIAMNALYRPGPMEYIPSFIARKHGDEEIAYDLPEMEEYLQETYGITVYQEQVMLLSQKLAGFSKGEADVLRKAMGKKIFALLEQLKPKFLDGGEAKGHPRDVLEKIWKDWEAFAAYAFNKSHSTCYAWIAYQTAYLKAHYPAEYMAAVLSNNMNDIKQVTFFMEECKRMKLDVLGPDVNESFYKFSVNKDYAVRFGMGAIKGVGSGAVATIVENRKTEAGPYKSIFDMAKRIDLRSANKKAFENLALAGGFDGFGDTHRAQYFHDDGDGITFLEKVIKYAAKFQENENSSQVSLFGEASEVQIPEPVVPPCEEWGTMEKLRREREVVGIYISGHPLDDFRYEMDYFCNSKLGEFNDLERCVNRDLTFGGVISDVQHRVSKMGKGWAMFSVEDYTDTYEFRMFGEEYLKFRHFLVPNSFVHIKIFVKEGWTNKETGKKGEPRIQFNNIYLLHDVMDQFAKKLTIQLDIADLHEEKINWFKDVFRTHRGDHKLNFVVYEMKEQVKLHMPSKKQKVKISQELLHTLEDEQVMYKLN, encoded by the coding sequence ATGTACCTTATTTTTGATACCGAAACTACCGGTCTTCCCAAACGCTGGGATGCTCCTTTAACCGATTCTGATAACTGGCCAAGATGTATACAAATTGCCTGGCAGTTGCATGATGAAATGGGGCGACTTGTAGAAAGTCAGGATTACCTGGTAAAGCCCGAAGGTTTCAATATTCCTTATGATGCTGAAAAAGTACACGGAATTTCTACCGAACTTGCTGCCGAAGAAGGAATTTCCTTAACTGAAATGCTAGAGAAATTTCAGGAAGCGCTGAATAAAACCAAATTTGTAGTAGGACAAAATGTAGGTTTTGACCTGAATATTATGGGTGCCGAATTCCATAGGGAAGCGATGGAAAATAACCTCCAGGAGTTACCGGTTTTGGATACATGTACCGAAGTAACCGCACAAATGTGTAAAATCCCCGGTGGGCGTGGCGGTAAATTTAAATTACCCACCCTAACCGAATTACACGAATTTTTATTCGATGAACCTTTTGGCGAAGCCCACAACGCTACTGCCGATGTGGAAGCGACTACCAGGTGTTTTTTGGAATTGGTGCGTCAAAGAGCTTTTACAAAGGAGCAGCTTGATGTACCTGCAGATTATTTTGAGAATTTTTCAGAAGCTAATCCGCAGCGAATAAAGCTTATTGGGTTAAAACATATTAACCTTAAGAAGGCTTCTGAAGAGATTAGAAAAAGACTTCAGAAGCAACAACCTACCGAAGAAATTACCACAGAAGAAATCGAGGAAAACCTCGAAAAGCTTGATGAGGTTCTTTTTTCGCATTTACACAACCATTCTCAGTTTTCGGTTTTACAATCTACTATAAGCATAAAAGATCTCGTAAATGTTGCTGCAGAACATAACATGCCTGCTGTAGCGCTTACCGATCATGCAAATATGATGGGGGCTTTTCATTTTGTGAAAGAAATAGGAGATTATAATAAAGCAATTAGAGCAAAGAATGAAGCTTCGCTTGCCAATAATGAGCCGGCAGAAGCCAGAGAATTGAAAGGTATTGTAGGCTGCGAATTCTTTGTTTGTGAAAATCACGCAGATAAATCCCGAAAGGATAATGGCTACCAGGTGGTGATGCTGGCTAAGAACAAAAAAGGCTATCATAACCTGGCAAAAATGTCTTCTAAGGCTTATACCGATGGGTTTTATTATGTGCCGAGAATTGACAAAGAGATTATAAAGGAATACAAAGAAGATATTATTGTACTTACCGGTAACCTTTACGGTGAAGTGCCGAGTAAGGTTTTAAATGTTGGGGAACACCAGGCTGAGGAAGCTTTACTTTGGTGGAAAGAAGAATTTGGAGGCGATCTTTACATAGAGATTATGCGCCACGATCAGGAAGATGAAAACCGTGTAAATACGGTGCTGGTAGATTTTGCTAAAAAGCATAATGTAAAACTGGTGGCGAGCAATAACACTTATTATTGCGCGAAAGAAGATGCCAATGCTCACGATATTTTACTGTGTATAAAAGACGGGGAGAAGCAGGCGACTCCAATAGGTCGTGGTCGTGGTTACCGTTATGGTTTGCCAAACCAGGAATATTATTTTAAGAGTGGCGAAGAGATGAAAAATCTCTTTAAAGATCTACCTCAAGCCATTAGTAATGTGCAGGAGGTTGTAGATAAGATTGAGCCTTTTGAGCTGGCCCGTGATGTATTATTACCTGCCTTTACCATTCCTGAAGAATTTTTAGTAGAAGAAGATAAAAACGATGGAGGTAAACGAGGGGAGAATGCTTACCTGAAACATATCACTTTTGTTGGTGCTAGAGAGCGATATGAAGAAATTACCCCGGATATTGAAGACCGACTTAATTTTGAACTTTCGGTTATTGAAAATACCGGTTATCCCGGTTATTTCCTTATTGTGGAAGACTTTATTCGCGAAGCCCGGAATCTTGACGTTTCTGTTGGTCCGGGCCGTGGTTCAGCGGCGGGAAGTGCGGTGGCCTATTGTTTGGGAATTACCAATATAGATCCTATTAAGTACGACCTGCTTTTTGAGCGTTTCCTGAATCCCGATCGTGTAAGTATGCCCGATATTGATATTGACTTTGATGATGAAGGTCGAAGCCGGGTGATGGATTATGTAATTCAAAAATACGGTGCCAACCAGGTTGCGCAGATTATCACTTACGGCACTATGGCGGCAAAGTCCTCTATTCGGGATACCGCCAGAGTGCTGGATCTTCCTCTGGGGGATGCCGATAGGATTTCGAAATTGATCCCCACCATGTCCAAGCTCGGGAAGATCTTTGGAATGGATGAGAAGGAACTCAAAAAGAAATTCAGGAGTGAAGATTTAGAGAAAGTAAACGAACTTTTAAATATTGCTGAAGGGGACGATCTGGAAGCACAAACGGTAAACCAGGCGAGAATTCTGGAAGGCTCGGTTAGAAATACCGGGATTCACGCTTGTGGGGTAATTATCACTCCGGGAGATATTACCAATTATGTGCCGGTTTCGGTAGCAAAGGATTCCGATCTTTATGTTACGCAGTTTGATAACTCCGTTGTAGAAAGCGCCGGACTACTAAAAATGGACTTTTTAGGGTTAAAAACACTAACCCTTATTAAAGACACGGTTCAAATTGTAAAAGGCAGGCATAATATAGATTTGGTGCCCGATGAATTTCCTTTAGATGATGAAGAAACCTATAAGCTCTTCCAGCGCGGGGAAACGGTAGGGATTTTTCAATATGAATCGCCGGGAATGCAGAAGCATATGAAGGATCTGAAACCTACGGTTTTTGATGACCTTATTGCCATGAACGCATTGTACCGCCCGGGGCCTATGGAATATATTCCTAGTTTTATTGCCCGAAAGCACGGCGACGAGGAAATTGCCTACGATTTACCCGAAATGGAAGAATATCTCCAGGAAACTTACGGAATTACGGTTTACCAGGAGCAAGTGATGTTACTTTCGCAAAAACTAGCCGGCTTTAGTAAAGGTGAAGCCGATGTTTTACGTAAAGCAATGGGTAAAAAAATCTTCGCCTTACTGGAACAATTAAAACCGAAATTTTTAGATGGTGGTGAAGCAAAAGGGCATCCGCGTGATGTTTTGGAGAAGATTTGGAAAGACTGGGAGGCTTTTGCCGCTTATGCTTTTAATAAGTCTCACTCTACTTGTTATGCCTGGATCGCTTACCAAACCGCCTATTTAAAAGCGCATTATCCTGCGGAATATATGGCAGCGGTGCTTTCTAATAATATGAATGACATTAAGCAGGTTACTTTCTTTATGGAAGAATGTAAGCGAATGAAGCTTGATGTACTGGGGCCAGATGTAAATGAATCTTTTTATAAGTTTTCGGTAAATAAAGATTATGCCGTTCGTTTTGGAATGGGCGCCATAAAAGGAGTAGGTTCCGGGGCTGTTGCTACTATTGTGGAAAACCGAAAAACAGAAGCTGGGCCGTATAAATCTATTTTTGATATGGCAAAACGTATTGATTTGCGTTCGGCTAATAAAAAAGCCTTTGAAAACCTGGCGCTCGCTGGAGGTTTCGATGGATTTGGCGATACCCACCGCGCGCAATATTTTCACGATGATGGTGACGGAATCACCTTTTTGGAAAAAGTGATCAAGTATGCTGCAAAATTCCAGGAAAATGAAAACTCTTCCCAGGTAAGTTTGTTTGGAGAAGCCAGTGAAGTACAAATTCCAGAACCTGTTGTGCCACCTTGTGAAGAGTGGGGCACTATGGAAAAACTGAGAAGAGAACGGGAAGTGGTAGGAATCTATATTTCGGGTCACCCGCTGGACGATTTTAGGTATGAGATGGATTATTTCTGTAACTCTAAATTGGGAGAATTTAATGATTTGGAAAGATGCGTAAACCGAGACCTTACCTTTGGTGGGGTGATAAGCGATGTACAGCACAGAGTATCAAAAATGGGTAAAGGCTGGGCGATGTTTTCGGTTGAAGATTATACCGATACTTATGAGTTTAGAATGTTTGGAGAGGAATATTTAAAATTCAGGCACTTCCTGGTTCCAAATTCCTTTGTGCATATCAAGATCTTTGTGAAAGAAGGTTGGACGAATAAAGAAACCGGTAAAAAAGGAGAACCGAGAATTCAGTTTAACAACATTTATTTGTTGCACGATGTGATGGATCAATTTGCAAAAAAGCTCACGATTCAACTGGATATTGCTGATCTCCACGAAGAGAAAATTAACTGGTTTAAAGATGTTTTTAGAACCCACAGAGGTGATCATAAACTGAATTTTGTAGTGTATGAAATGAAGGAACAGGTGAAATTACATATGCCGAGTAAGAAACAAAAAGTGAAAATTTCGCAAGAGCTTTTACATACTTTGGAAGATGAACAGGTGATGTATAAGTTGAATTGA
- the ald gene encoding alanine dehydrogenase produces the protein MIIGVPKEIKNNESRVGMTPAGVLELTKSGNTVYVQTTAGEGSGFLDDDYELAGAEILGSIEAVYSAAEMIVKVKEPIEEEYSLVKKDQVVFTYFHFASNQKLTEAMMQSGSVCIAYETVEDASGTLPLLTPMSEVAGRMAIQQGAKYLEKPVKGKGLLLGGVPGVRPGKVLVLGAGVVGIQAAKMAAGLGSQVTIMDINMNRLRYVNDVMPSHVVTEFSNEFNIRKHIKTHDLIIGGVLIAGAKAPKLITRDMLKDMQKGSVIVDVAVDQGGCIETTRPTTHEDPVYIIDDVVHYCVANMPGAVPHTSTLALTNVTLPYVLKLAKLGWEKACAEDADLEKGLNIINGKVVYQPIAEAFGWEEMMA, from the coding sequence ATGATAATTGGTGTCCCAAAAGAAATTAAGAACAACGAAAGCCGAGTGGGGATGACCCCGGCTGGTGTTTTAGAACTAACCAAAAGCGGTAATACAGTATATGTGCAAACCACGGCCGGGGAAGGCAGCGGATTTTTAGATGATGATTACGAATTAGCCGGTGCAGAAATTCTTGGTTCCATAGAAGCGGTTTATTCGGCTGCAGAAATGATCGTAAAAGTAAAGGAGCCTATTGAAGAGGAGTATTCGCTGGTAAAGAAGGACCAGGTGGTGTTTACCTATTTCCATTTTGCATCCAATCAAAAACTTACCGAGGCGATGATGCAGAGTGGTTCGGTTTGTATTGCTTATGAAACGGTGGAAGATGCTTCAGGTACATTGCCATTGCTTACGCCAATGTCTGAAGTAGCCGGGAGAATGGCAATTCAGCAAGGAGCCAAGTATCTTGAAAAACCGGTAAAAGGGAAAGGACTTTTGTTAGGGGGAGTTCCCGGGGTAAGACCAGGGAAAGTTCTGGTTTTGGGAGCTGGAGTTGTAGGTATACAGGCTGCGAAAATGGCGGCTGGATTAGGATCCCAGGTTACTATTATGGATATTAATATGAATCGTTTGCGCTACGTAAACGATGTTATGCCTAGCCATGTGGTAACCGAATTTTCTAATGAATTCAATATAAGAAAGCATATTAAAACCCACGATCTTATAATCGGCGGAGTATTGATTGCCGGTGCAAAAGCACCAAAACTCATTACGCGCGATATGCTAAAGGACATGCAAAAAGGCAGTGTAATTGTTGATGTTGCTGTAGACCAGGGCGGATGTATAGAAACTACAAGGCCAACAACCCATGAAGATCCTGTTTATATAATAGATGATGTTGTGCACTACTGCGTGGCTAATATGCCGGGTGCAGTACCACACACTTCTACACTTGCGCTTACCAATGTTACGCTTCCTTATGTTTTAAAATTGGCTAAACTAGGTTGGGAGAAAGCCTGTGCCGAGGATGCTGATCTGGAAAAAGGCTTAAATATTATTAACGGTAAAGTGGTTTACCAGCCCATCGCTGAAGCTTTTGGTTGGGAAGAAATGATGGCGTAG
- a CDS encoding 30S ribosomal protein S16: MPVKLRLQRHGKKGKPFFWIVAADARSKRDGKFLDKLGIYNPNTNPATIELDVDGAVKWLENGAQPTDTARAILSYKGVLLKRHLAGGVKKGALTEEEAEKKFEAWLEEKEAKITAKKDNLSKEEQEARKKALDAEKEVNAKREAEAKEAEGAAAAEAEGAAVTEEGEPEANAEKEVDQETAEEAKTEEKKG, encoded by the coding sequence ATGCCAGTTAAATTAAGATTACAAAGACACGGTAAAAAAGGAAAACCTTTTTTCTGGATCGTAGCCGCAGACGCGCGCTCAAAAAGAGATGGTAAATTCTTAGACAAATTAGGAATCTACAATCCAAACACCAATCCAGCAACTATTGAATTAGATGTAGACGGAGCGGTAAAATGGTTAGAAAATGGTGCGCAGCCAACAGATACGGCTCGTGCTATCCTTTCTTACAAAGGAGTTTTACTTAAGAGACACCTTGCAGGTGGCGTTAAAAAAGGTGCTTTAACTGAAGAAGAAGCTGAGAAGAAATTCGAAGCCTGGTTGGAAGAAAAAGAAGCTAAAATAACTGCCAAAAAAGACAACCTTAGTAAAGAAGAACAAGAAGCTAGAAAGAAAGCTCTTGATGCTGAAAAAGAGGTTAATGCTAAGCGTGAAGCTGAAGCAAAAGAAGCCGAAGGGGCAGCTGCTGCTGAAGCTGAAGGTGCTGCAGTAACCGAAGAAGGTGAACCTGAAGCAAATGCAGAAAAGGAAGTTGATCAAGAGACTGCCGAAGAAGCAAAAACTGAAGAAAAAAAAGGCTAA